The Streptomyces venezuelae genomic interval CGCGCGGATGAGACCCAGGTTGCCTTCCTGGATCAGGTCCAGGAAGAGCATGCCGCGGCCGGTGTAGCGCTTGGCCAGGGAGACCACCAGACGGAGGTTGGCCTCCAGGAGGTGGTTCTTGGCCCGGCGGCCGTCCTCGGCGATGATCTCCAGCTCGCGCTTGAGCTTCGGAGCGAGCTTGTCCGAGTTCGCCAGCTTGTCCTCGGCGAACAGGCCGGCCTCGATGCGCTTGGCGAGCTCGACCTCCTGCTCGGCGTTGAGCAGCGGGACCTTGCCGATCTGCTTGAGGTAGTCCTTGACCGGGTCGGCGGTGGCACCGGCGACGGCGACCTGCTGCGCCGGAGCGTCGTCCTCGTCCTCGTCGGACAGGACGAAGCCCTTGCTCTCGCCTTCGGTCTCTTCCTCTTCGCCCTTGCCGGGCGCGACGTCCTCGAGGAGCTCCTCGCCCTCGGCGAGCTCGTCTGCGTCCTTCTTGGACGTGGTCTTCTTGGCCGCCGTCTTCTTGGCGACGGTCTTCTTGGCCACCGTCTTCTTGGCGACGGTCTTCTTCGCGGCCGCCTTCTTGGCAGGCGATCCGGCCTCGTCGGCCAGGTCGTCGCCGTCCGTCGCGGCAGCCGTCGCGGCCGTGACGGTGGTCTTCGTCACGGTCGTCCTGGCAGTGACGGTCTTGGTGGCGGTGCGCTTGGCCGGGCTCTTCGCAGCGACGCTCTTGCGGGCGCGCTTCGGCGACTCCGCTGCACTGACCATCAGCGTCACACCCTCTTCCTCGAGGATCTGATTGAGGCTGCGCAGAACATTCTTCCACTGGGTTGGCGGAATCTGGTCGGCTTCGAAGGCCCGACGCACGTCATCGCCGGCGATCTGCCCATCAGCCTTTCCCCGCTCGATGAGCGCCATCACAGACTCGGACTCGGCGATCTCCGGCGGGAGCGTACGGGATGTGCTGGCCGACACGAACAACCTCTCGGAACGATGGAAACGGCTTCCGGCCCCGCCCTGGATAGGGACTGGGCCGACGACCGTCGGCGGGAAGTGTGCCGACGGCGCGGGTTGGGCCGGGGAACTGCACAGCGCCTCGAGCGGCTGCTGTATTCCTTCCTCGGCTGTCACCTCTTAGGTCATCGCACGGCTCGGAGGAGTGTTACGCCCAATCTTCGTGGCCCGAGTCACACCTCATTCGCGGCGAAACGGCCGAAGCGGTAGATCATGGCACATTCGCGCCGCCGGAACCCTGGCGCCATCCGGGGAGACCCGACCGGGCTCCCCGGACCGCGCTCGGACCCGGCGGCACGCGATGTGTGCGCCTCCGCGCTCCCGGCCACGGCCCGCGGTCAGTGTTCGCGGGGGGCGGGGACGACGCGCTCCACCTCGGGGTGGACCGTCAGCAGCTGGCGCATGGCGGCTTCGGCGCCCTGCGCGTCCCCCGCCGCCAGCGCGTCGACGATCCGGGCGTGGTGGCCGAGGCACGCCTCGCTCGGGCGGTCACAGCCCGTGACGGGACCGCCGGAGACCTGGAGCGCGGCGCCGACGATGCCGGAGAGGTGCTCCAGCATGCGGTTCCCGGCGAGCTGGATGAGCAGGGAGTGGAACTCGGTGTCCGCGCGGGAGAAGGTGATCGCGTCACCCTGGGCGTACGCGTGCCCCATGATCTCGACCATGTCGGCGAGGCGCTGCTGGACGTCCTCGCGGCCGTGCCCGGCGGCGAGGCGGGCGGCCAGGGGCTCGATGGTCCAGCGCAGCTCGTTCAGCTCGCGGCGCTGGTCGTCGCGCTGCGGGCCGAAGGCGCGCCACTCGATGATGTCGGGGTCGAGGAGGTTCCAGTCGCTGACGGGCCGCACGCGGGTGCCGACGTTGGGGCGGGCGCTGACGAGGCCCTTGGCCTCCAGCACGCGCAGCGACTCGCGCACGACGGTGCGTGAGACCTCGAAGCGCTGGCCGATCTCCTCGGGGACGAGGGGGCGGTCGGCGCCGAGGTCGCCGGAGACGATCATCTGACCGAGCTGCTGGACGAGCTGGCCGTGGAGCCCGCGGCCCCGGCTGCCGGCGCTGCGGCGGCCGACGCGGCCCAGGTCGGTGTCCACACCCTCCCAGGAGGGCGGGCCCACGCGACCGGCGCCGGGCGCCTCCGCGTAGGGGTAGCGGTCGAGATCGCCCGGGGCGCCGAGGCCGGACTCGACGGGACGGGCGGCGGTCATCATGGTGTGCGCAAGGGTACTCACGCATCCTTTGTCGGCGTTGCTTCCGTGACCCTTGAGGTCTTTGGTGAAAAGCACACGAAAGGGTGATCGGCACCCCCTACACAATTGACGATTATTCGGACATAGGGGGCAATTTTTAAGGGAGTTGCCCGAAGACCGGAATCTTTCGGTCCGAAAGTGATCACCAACGGGCCCTCCGGCGAAGCCCCGTGAACACATAGGCACAGAGCAGGCCCGTCAACACCAGCGAGAGCGCCACTCCCGCGGGCTGACCGACCACTCGCAGCGCACCCGCCAACCACCGGTCGGCCCCCGGGGACCACTGCGGACCGGCGATCTCGCGCAACCGCGCCGGCAGCCCGGCGACCGAGCGCACCGACGGACCGGTGAGCACCTGCTGCAGGAGCGGAACGAAGGCGACGGGTACGGCGAGGACCGCTGCCACACCGGCGGCGGCCGCCCGGAACACCCCGGCGCCCAGTACCCCCGCCCAGGCACACCCCACGAGCAGTCCCAGCCAACTCGCACAGAGCGATGGCCAGTTGGACGGTACGGGAATCAACTCGGCACCGTAGACGAGCCTGAGGGCCCCCAGGTCCGCCGCCGCGACGAGCACCCCTAGACCGAGGGCGACGGCCGCCGCCACGACGAGCTTGGCGAACAGCAGGCCGAGCCGTCGGGGCACGGCGCCGCGGCCGACGGTGAGCGCGGGGTAGCGGTACTCCTCGCCGAAGGAGAAGGCGCCGATCAGCCCCGCCCCGAGGGCGGCGGGCGGCAGCGGGGAGATCGCCGGCCATCCGGCGAGGACGACGGGCAGGGCGGCCGATCCCCCGCGCGCGAGGAGCAGGGCGAGGGTCGCGGAGACGAGCAGGACCATCGCCACGACGAGCGGGGTGCTCGGCACGCCGACGAGCCGGTGGAGCTCGTACCGCAGGGGGCGCGAGGGCGAGCGCGCCGGTTTCCGTGCGCGAGGCCTCTCCTCGGCCGAGTCGCCGGTCGCGGTGGCGCCGGACGCCTGCCCTGCGTCCCGGGAGGGCGGGACCGGTCGCTGGGGGGCCTCTTGCCCGGAGGTGTCACGCGCGGACGCGCCGTCCTCCTGCGATCGGGGCGCGGGGGCCGTGTCGCCGATCTCGTCGGCGAGCCGGTGGACCACGACGCCGTGCCGGAACGCGGTGTCGCCGACGGCGGCGCAGTCGCTGCCGTAGACCGACAGCAGGTTGCCGTTCTCCGCCACCACCTCGACCGGTCGGCGGGCGGCCCTGGCCTCCTGGGTCACGGCGGCGGCCAGGCGCGCGACGTGGGGGGTGCGGACGGCGACGCGGGGTCGCAGCCGGGTGCGCGCGAACTCGGTCGCATCCTGGTCTCCGACGATCCGGCCGCGGTCGAGGGTCACGACCCGGTCGGCGTTGCGCGCCGCGTCCTTGGGGTCCTGTGTCGTGTAGAGCACTGTTCCCCCGCCGGCCGCGTGTGCGCGCAGGAGTTCGTACAGCCATGCGCTGTCGGCGAGGGAGAGTCCGGCGCCCGGCTCGTCGAGCAGCAGGGCATGCGGGGTGCCCAACAGCGCGCACGCCAGGCCGAGTCGACGCTCCGCCGCGAGCGGAAGGGTGCCGATCCGTCGCCCTTCGAGACCCGCGAGCCCGACGGCCCGCAGCACTTCACCGGCCCGCGCGCGGGGAGTTCCGGACGCTGCGCCGAGCATGCGCAGCTGCCCGCGGAGCGTGCGGGAGGGGTGCCCGGGGACGTCGCCGAGGAACACACCGACCTCGCGCGACGGATGGGCCACGCCGTGCAGCGGCCGGCCCCGGAAGTGCGTGATCCCCCGGCCCGGATCGAGGTCGAGCATGAGCCGCAGCGTGGTGGTCTTGCCGGAGCCCGGGGGGCCGAGGAGCGCGGTCACGGCCCCCGGCCGCGCCTCGAAGGTCAGATCGTCCACGGCGGGCGGGCGATCGCGGCGGGGCGTACTGGTCAGTCCGATTGCCTGGAGCATCGCTTCTCTCGCGGTAGGTGACACCGCTCCGCGGCAGGGCGGCGCTATCGCAGCAAGATAACGCTACATTTCGGACTTTCGGTGCAGGGTTGGCGTCCTGGGCACCGGGCGGCCGGGTCGGTCAGACCTCGGGGCGCAGCATCGGCGGGTTGAGAAGGGTGGCTCCACCTGCTCTGAAGAGCTGGGCGGGACGGCCTCCCTGACGGGTCGTGGTGCCGCCGGCCGGGACCAGGAAGCCGGGCGTGCCGGTCACCTTGCGGTGGAAGTTGCGCGGATCGAGGGCGACACCCCAGACGGCCTCGTAGACGCGCCGCAGCTCTCCGACGGTGAACTCCGGCGGACAGAAAGCTGTGGCCAGGGAGGAGTACTCGATCTTGGAACGGGCCCGTTCCACTCCGTCGGCGAGGATCTGGGCGTGGTCGAAGGCGAGCGGCTCGGCTCCCCCGCCCGCGGCCCCCTCGTCACCGACCGGCCCGTCCTCACCGAGCAGCTCCCCGACCGTGGCCCAGCGGGCGCTGTTCGCGTCTCCGCCCGCCCGCGGCGCGGGAAGGTCCGGGGCCAGCGCCAGGTGCGCGACGCTGACCACCCGCATGCGCGGGTCGCGGTCGGGAGCCCCGTAGGTGGCCAGCTGCTCCAGGTGTGCGCCGTTGCCCGGTACGGGCGGCGGGTCGCCCGGATCGTGGGCGCGCAGGCCGGTCTCCTCGACCAGCTCGCGGGCGGCCGCGGCGCCGAGGTCCTCGCCCTCGCGGACGAAGCCGCCGGGGAGTGCCCACCGTCCCTGGAACGGCGGTTCCCCTCTCTTCACGATCAAGGTGCACAGCGCATGGCGCCGCACGGTGAGCACGACCAGATCGACGGTGACAGCGAAAGGCGGGTAGGCCGACGGGTCGTAGGGAGGCATGCCGCGATCATAGTCGTCTCCCTGACGATAAACACGCCTCGCGGAAGGATCTGCGACGACTTCTTCGCCGCGCCGTGAAGCTTCCGTCGTGTCTGCGCCCGGCATCCCGTCACACCCCCAGTTGAAGGCCCTCTGCGGCCTCCTCGACCATACCGAGACCGAGCCTGCCGACCCGCACGGCGAAGGGCTCTCCCGCCACCACGAGTCCCGACAGCCGGATCGCTCCGAGCGGGGCCGAGGGCATGGGATGCACCGAGACGGAGCGCCCCGGCACGTCGGGGCGGATCCCGGCGAGGGCGACGAGAGCCTGGACCGCTCCGGCCGCCGCGACGGCCGCCGGTCTGCAGGCGGCCGGGTGCGGCACCGGACGCCCTCCCGCCGTCCGCTGCTCTCCCGCGTACATCTCGGGAAGCCGGTACGCGAAGGCAGCCGAGGCGTCGAGCAGCCCGCGCAGCAGGGAGGCGGCCTCCTTCTCGTGGCCGGCGGCGGCGAGACCGGCCACGGCAACCGCCGTCTCGTGCACCCGGACCGCGCCGGCCCGGTGCCCGAAGGGGTTGTGGCCGGGCTCCTTGGTCCCCAGTCCGCGCAGTCCCCAGCCGGAGTCGAGGGCCGGGGTGGCGAGCAGTCTGGCCAGCTGCTCTGCCTCTGCCCTGTCCAGCAGGCCCTGGGCGTACCTGCCGCCGCCCAGCAGGCCGGTGTCGAGCAGGTGCGCCGCCCAGCCGCCCAGCTGGGACCAGGCCCGGCCGTCCGGCGCGCGGGCGACGGCGGGCCGGCCCCCCGCCCGGTCGTCGAGCCAGAACTCGCGCCGGAACCGCTCCCGCAGTGTTCGCGCGCCGTCGCGCAGGGCGTCTCCCCCAGGCCGCCCGCAGGCATAGAGCAGGTCTGCGCCGAGCAGGGCCGCACGGTGCGCGTGGGCCTGGGTCTCGGCCCGCCAGGGCCCGGCGGGCCCCGGGTCGGGCACGAGGCCGCTGGTGCCTGCTGCCGTGCGGCGCAGCCAGCCGAGGCATCGCTCGGCCACGGGAAGCAGCTCCTCCAGGTCGGCGGCGGGCAGCCCCCAGCGGCGGGCCTCCGCGAGCACGACGGGAAAGGCGAGCGTGGCCTCGACGCCCGTGCAGCGGGGCGGGAGATGCGGGCCTGCGTCCCGGAGGGGGCCGGGGAGGCGTCCGGACTCGGGTCCGGTGCCCTGAAGCTGGGTGCGGCCCAGTGCGCGGAGCGTGGTCGCGGCCAGCCGGGTCCCGAGGGGGAGGACCATGCGGGCCGCCCAGAGGGCCTCGGCGGTGACCGGTCCGCAGCGCCAGGGGACGCCGGCCGCGAGATGGACGTCGGCGGGGTGGGCGGGGTCGCGCTGGAGGAGCGCCCGCAGGTCCTCGACGGAGGCTCTGAGCAGCTCCCCCGGGCGCGGATCGTCGCCCTCTGCCCGTGCCTCGGCGACGAGATGGCCGCCGGGTCGCCCTGCGCCGGCTCCCGAGGCGGCGGCGGAGCCGGCCGCCCGGTCGCCGCGCACCTGCAGCCGGATCGTGAAGGGCGCGCCGGGCGCCAGCTCGGCCTCCCACCGGAGAACACCGGCCGCTGCCAGGGAGTCCATGGGCGGCGGGTCCGCGGTGACGGCGACGGATCGGCCGTCTCCCGCGGTCCAGCGCAGTCCGGTGCCGTGGACGCTCGGGGTGAGGTCGGGTCCTGTCCGCCCGGACGCCACCGCGCCCAGGTCCGCGAGATCCGTGCCCAGAGCGATCTCCACGGGGAGCCGGAGGATGCGGCCTGTCGCGTTGCGCAGGGTGATGCGCTCGCTTCCGTCGGCGCCGCGCGAGCGCTCGACGGCGAGCCCGGGATCGGGTCCCGCGTCCCCGGGGACGCGCAGGACCCCGAGGAAGACCGCCCGGTCGGCGCCCGCCATCCGGCCCTGGAGCGCGAGGGGTTCGCGCCCCGCCACCCGCAGGACGCAGCGGGAGAGGAGCCGTCGTCCCGCCGCGTACACGCCCTCGGGTCCGTCTCCCGTGAGCTGGCCATGTTCGGCGCAGACGGCGAGGGCCGGCAGGGCCACACAGAGGAGTGCGCCGTGCACCGAAGGCAGTTCGCCAGGCCGCACCGCCCGTGGGGGCGTGGCGCCCACGCCGGACGGGTGTCCGTGCGGGGACGCCATCGGGTGTCCTGCGGGGCGCCCGGGGGCCGGGACGGGGCTGAGGGCCATGGCGGGTGTGGGGTGCTCTCTGTGCGGTCCGGGCGGCCGGCGCGGTGTCGGCGGGACGGTGCGTCCGACTCCGCCAGAGAGGTGAACGCGCGCGCGGGCGGCCGGGTCACGGTCGTCATCGGCCGCTCCTGCTGCCGCGCTGCCCGCCGGGGCGCGGGGCCGCGCTCCTCGGCCTGCCGGTGGCCGGGCCGCTCGGCCGGGCACCGGCCGGTGCCCGGCGCTCCCCGCCGGTCTGGCGTCCGGGCTTCCTGAGGCTGTGCCGGGGGGGCCGGGGGCTGGCGGCGGCCCGGGGCGCGATCCGTCGGCCGGACGCGGGAGCGGCCTGACCCGCCGCGGCGCGGGAGTCCCGCTCGCTCCTCAGGCAGGAGCGCAGCGACTCCGGGTCGAGTCCTTCGTTGCAGGCCTGGTGCAGCAGTCGGGCGAAGACGTACTCGGGGTCGGCGTCGAGGGCGAGTCCCAGGGCGACCCGGGCGGTCGGCTCGTCGCCCGTGGACCAGGCCGTCCAGCCCGCGAGGGTGAGCGGCGCGGCGGCGTGCTCCTGGTACGGGGTGACGCAACGGCGGGCCAGGACCCGCCAGAGCCGCAGGGCGGCGGTGCCCTCCCAGCCCTCCATCCATTCGGCGGCGCGGTCCCGGGTGGCCCGGTCCTGAAGTCCGAGGATGAGCGCGGCGGCCTCCTCCGTACCGATCAGGGCGTCGTCGGCCGCGTCGGCCGCCGCCACCCCGCCGGGAGGCTGTGTGCGGGCGTCCGGGCCGGCGAACCGGCGGAGGATCTCACGGGCGGTGCGCAGCGTCGTCTCGCGCACCTCTTCCCGTCCCCGGCCGGGCGGGCCTTCGAGGATCCGGGGCACGATCGAGGCGGCGGCCGCGTCGAGTGCGGCGCGCTGCGGCTCGTCCACGGGCGCGCCCTGGGGCTTGAGCCGGGCCTCCATGTCACGCAGCGAGCCCCGTACCTGAATTCCGGCGTACGCGGCGGTCGCCGCTGCCACCGAGGTGCCGACGAGCCCCATGGGCGTCCCGCCCGGCGGGCAGCACCGGTCGTCGGGGCAGCAGTAGGAGAAGTACAACCCGTCGGAGATGCAGAGGGCTTCGTAGACAGGGATGTCGAGGGCTCCGCAGGCGGTCCGCAGCCGCTGCGCGAAGGGGCGCAGCCGCTCCATGACCCTGCTGCCGGTCTCACCGGGCTCCGGGTCCTGGCACAGGAAGACGACGATCCCGTCCGGCCGGTCGCCGTTCCGCTCGCCGCTCTCGACGAGGCACTCGGCGAGGTGGTCCGCCGTGGACGCCCATTCGCGGGGTGAGCGCGGAATGCCGAGCCTGACCCGGCCGCCGAAGCGGCCGCGCTCGCCATGGAGGCCGACCAGGACGACGGAGTCGGTGGGGTGGAAGCCCAGCATGTAGGGCAAGGCGTCGGCCAGTTCCGCCGGGCTGCGCAGGGTGACCCGCTGGCCGTGGGAGGGTCCGCTGGTTTCGTGGTGATTCGCGTTCATGGTCACGACGGTCTCGTGATCTCCCGAATCGCGAAACCCCTGTGGATAACTCCCGGAACGCGACACCGCCTGCCCTGTGGAGTTGTCCACAGGGCCGACGGCTTGGCGGCTTCGAAACCCCTATGCTCGTGAGGGTTTGACGGTGCGTGAGGTGGCGGGATCGGAGGCTCAGCCCGCGGCGGCGAGGACCAGCGGCAGGACCTGTTCGGCACCGGCCTGGCGGAGCAGGCGGGCGGCGACGGCGAGGGTCCAGCCGGAGTCGGTGCAGTCGTCCACGAGCAGGACGGGCCCGGGGGTTCCGGCCAGCGCGCCCGCCAGGTCCTCGGGGACGGTCAAGGCGCCGGAGAGTGCCCTGAGGCGCTGGGCGGAGTTGCTGCGGCGTGCCGCGTGGGCACCGTCCGGCCCCGTGTAGCCCAGGGTGCCCAGGAAGGGGAGGCGTCCGACGGTGGCGATTCCCTGGGCGAGGGAGCCGACCAGCTGCGGGCGTGTCCGGGACGGCAGGGCGACGACTCCCACCGGCCGGGCGGACGCGTCCGGGACGTTCGGCGCCCAGCCGCCCGGGGAGCGCGCCCAGTCGGCGAGGACGGCGATCGCGGCCTTCAGGACGTCGTCGGGGACCGGGCCGTCGGGAGCGCTGTCGGCGAGCAGCGGGCGCAGTCGGTTGCCCCAGCCGATGTCCGAGAGCCGCCCCAGGGCGCGGCCGGTGGAGCACTGCTCTCCGGCGGGGATGCGTCCCTTGAGGTTGACGCCCAGTGCGGGCATCCCCGTCGGCCACATCCGGCGCGGCTCGACCTCCACGCCCGGACGGTCCAGTTCCTTCGTGGCTCCGGTCAGCGTCTCCGAGGAGACGGAGGAATCCGCCCAGGGCCCCGCGCAGTTGTCGCAGCGGCCGCACGGCACGGCCCCTTCGTCGTCCAGCTGCCGGCGCAGGAACTCCATTCGGCACCCGGAGGTGCTCACGTAGTCGCGCATGGCCTGCTGTTCGGCGGCCCGCTGCCGCGCCACCCACGCGTACCGCTCGGCGTCGTAGGTCCATTGCTGTCCGGTGGAGGTCCAGCCACCCTTCACCCGCTTGACGGCCCCGTCCACGTCGAGGACCTTCAGCATGGTCTCCAGCCGGGTGCGGCGAAGATCCACCGCCGCCTCCAGAGCCGGTACGGACAGCGGCCGTCCCGCGTCGGCGAGGGCCGAGAGGGTCTGCCGGACCAGGGCCTCGGGCGGGAAGGCGGTATCGGCGAAGTAGCGCCAGATGGCCTCGTCCTCCTTGCCCGGCAGCAGGAGGACGTCGGCGTGCTCGACGCCACGTCCCGCACGGCCGACCTGCTGGTAGTAGGCGATGGGGGACGACGGCGACCCCAGGTGCACCACGAAGCCGAGGTCGGGCTTGTCGAAGCCCATGCCCAGCGCCGAGGTCGCGACCAGGGCCTTGACCCGGTTCTCCTGCAGGTCGACCTCGGCCTGCAGCCGGTCGGCGTTCTCCGTCCGCCCCGTGTAGGAGGCCACGGTGAAGCCGCGCTGCCGCAGGAAGGCGGTCGCCTCCTCGGCGGCGGCCACGGTGAGGGCGTAGATGATCCCCGACCCCTGCAGCTCGTCCAGGTGCTCGGCGAGCCAGGCCAGTCGGTGCGCGGCGTCCGGAAGG includes:
- a CDS encoding RecQ family ATP-dependent DNA helicase, which translates into the protein MDNQELRAEADAILAELVGAPGGSARLREDQWQAVAALVEERRRALVVQRTGWGKSAVYFVATALLRRRGSGPTVIISPLLALMRNQVESAARAGIQARTINSANPEEWDTIYDEVERGETDVLLVSPERLNSVDFREQVLPKLAATTGLLVVDEAHCISDWGHDFRPDYRRLRAMLAELAPGVPVLATTATANARVTADVAEQLGTGAGEALVLRGPLERESLRLGVVRLPDAAHRLAWLAEHLDELQGSGIIYALTVAAAEEATAFLRQRGFTVASYTGRTENADRLQAEVDLQENRVKALVATSALGMGFDKPDLGFVVHLGSPSSPIAYYQQVGRAGRGVEHADVLLLPGKEDEAIWRYFADTAFPPEALVRQTLSALADAGRPLSVPALEAAVDLRRTRLETMLKVLDVDGAVKRVKGGWTSTGQQWTYDAERYAWVARQRAAEQQAMRDYVSTSGCRMEFLRRQLDDEGAVPCGRCDNCAGPWADSSVSSETLTGATKELDRPGVEVEPRRMWPTGMPALGVNLKGRIPAGEQCSTGRALGRLSDIGWGNRLRPLLADSAPDGPVPDDVLKAAIAVLADWARSPGGWAPNVPDASARPVGVVALPSRTRPQLVGSLAQGIATVGRLPFLGTLGYTGPDGAHAARRSNSAQRLRALSGALTVPEDLAGALAGTPGPVLLVDDCTDSGWTLAVAARLLRQAGAEQVLPLVLAAAG
- a CDS encoding NUDIX hydrolase — protein: MPPYDPSAYPPFAVTVDLVVLTVRRHALCTLIVKRGEPPFQGRWALPGGFVREGEDLGAAAARELVEETGLRAHDPGDPPPVPGNGAHLEQLATYGAPDRDPRMRVVSVAHLALAPDLPAPRAGGDANSARWATVGELLGEDGPVGDEGAAGGGAEPLAFDHAQILADGVERARSKIEYSSLATAFCPPEFTVGELRRVYEAVWGVALDPRNFHRKVTGTPGFLVPAGGTTTRQGGRPAQLFRAGGATLLNPPMLRPEV
- a CDS encoding FadR/GntR family transcriptional regulator; protein product: MSTLAHTMMTAARPVESGLGAPGDLDRYPYAEAPGAGRVGPPSWEGVDTDLGRVGRRSAGSRGRGLHGQLVQQLGQMIVSGDLGADRPLVPEEIGQRFEVSRTVVRESLRVLEAKGLVSARPNVGTRVRPVSDWNLLDPDIIEWRAFGPQRDDQRRELNELRWTIEPLAARLAAGHGREDVQQRLADMVEIMGHAYAQGDAITFSRADTEFHSLLIQLAGNRMLEHLSGIVGAALQVSGGPVTGCDRPSEACLGHHARIVDALAAGDAQGAEAAMRQLLTVHPEVERVVPAPREH
- a CDS encoding glycogen debranching N-terminal domain-containing protein; this encodes MALSPVPAPGRPAGHPMASPHGHPSGVGATPPRAVRPGELPSVHGALLCVALPALAVCAEHGQLTGDGPEGVYAAGRRLLSRCVLRVAGREPLALQGRMAGADRAVFLGVLRVPGDAGPDPGLAVERSRGADGSERITLRNATGRILRLPVEIALGTDLADLGAVASGRTGPDLTPSVHGTGLRWTAGDGRSVAVTADPPPMDSLAAAGVLRWEAELAPGAPFTIRLQVRGDRAAGSAAASGAGAGRPGGHLVAEARAEGDDPRPGELLRASVEDLRALLQRDPAHPADVHLAAGVPWRCGPVTAEALWAARMVLPLGTRLAATTLRALGRTQLQGTGPESGRLPGPLRDAGPHLPPRCTGVEATLAFPVVLAEARRWGLPAADLEELLPVAERCLGWLRRTAAGTSGLVPDPGPAGPWRAETQAHAHRAALLGADLLYACGRPGGDALRDGARTLRERFRREFWLDDRAGGRPAVARAPDGRAWSQLGGWAAHLLDTGLLGGGRYAQGLLDRAEAEQLARLLATPALDSGWGLRGLGTKEPGHNPFGHRAGAVRVHETAVAVAGLAAAGHEKEAASLLRGLLDASAAFAYRLPEMYAGEQRTAGGRPVPHPAACRPAAVAAAGAVQALVALAGIRPDVPGRSVSVHPMPSAPLGAIRLSGLVVAGEPFAVRVGRLGLGMVEEAAEGLQLGV
- a CDS encoding ABC transporter ATP-binding protein, with product MLQAIGLTSTPRRDRPPAVDDLTFEARPGAVTALLGPPGSGKTTTLRLMLDLDPGRGITHFRGRPLHGVAHPSREVGVFLGDVPGHPSRTLRGQLRMLGAASGTPRARAGEVLRAVGLAGLEGRRIGTLPLAAERRLGLACALLGTPHALLLDEPGAGLSLADSAWLYELLRAHAAGGGTVLYTTQDPKDAARNADRVVTLDRGRIVGDQDATEFARTRLRPRVAVRTPHVARLAAAVTQEARAARRPVEVVAENGNLLSVYGSDCAAVGDTAFRHGVVVHRLADEIGDTAPAPRSQEDGASARDTSGQEAPQRPVPPSRDAGQASGATATGDSAEERPRARKPARSPSRPLRYELHRLVGVPSTPLVVAMVLLVSATLALLLARGGSAALPVVLAGWPAISPLPPAALGAGLIGAFSFGEEYRYPALTVGRGAVPRRLGLLFAKLVVAAAVALGLGVLVAAADLGALRLVYGAELIPVPSNWPSLCASWLGLLVGCAWAGVLGAGVFRAAAAGVAAVLAVPVAFVPLLQQVLTGPSVRSVAGLPARLREIAGPQWSPGADRWLAGALRVVGQPAGVALSLVLTGLLCAYVFTGLRRRARW
- a CDS encoding DUF4192 domain-containing protein; translated protein: MNANHHETSGPSHGQRVTLRSPAELADALPYMLGFHPTDSVVLVGLHGERGRFGGRVRLGIPRSPREWASTADHLAECLVESGERNGDRPDGIVVFLCQDPEPGETGSRVMERLRPFAQRLRTACGALDIPVYEALCISDGLYFSYCCPDDRCCPPGGTPMGLVGTSVAAATAAYAGIQVRGSLRDMEARLKPQGAPVDEPQRAALDAAAASIVPRILEGPPGRGREEVRETTLRTAREILRRFAGPDARTQPPGGVAAADAADDALIGTEEAAALILGLQDRATRDRAAEWMEGWEGTAALRLWRVLARRCVTPYQEHAAAPLTLAGWTAWSTGDEPTARVALGLALDADPEYVFARLLHQACNEGLDPESLRSCLRSERDSRAAAGQAAPASGRRIAPRAAASPRPPRHSLRKPGRQTGGERRAPAGARPSGPATGRPRSAAPRPGGQRGSRSGR
- a CDS encoding RNA polymerase sigma factor: MSASTSRTLPPEIAESESVMALIERGKADGQIAGDDVRRAFEADQIPPTQWKNVLRSLNQILEEEGVTLMVSAAESPKRARKSVAAKSPAKRTATKTVTARTTVTKTTVTAATAAATDGDDLADEAGSPAKKAAAKKTVAKKTVAKKTVAKKTAAKKTTSKKDADELAEGEELLEDVAPGKGEEEETEGESKGFVLSDEDEDDAPAQQVAVAGATADPVKDYLKQIGKVPLLNAEQEVELAKRIEAGLFAEDKLANSDKLAPKLKRELEIIAEDGRRAKNHLLEANLRLVVSLAKRYTGRGMLFLDLIQEGNLGLIRAVEKFDYTKGYKFSTYATWWIRQAITRAMADQARTIRIPVHMVEVINKLARVQRQMLQDLGREPTPEELAKELDMTPEKVIEVQKYGREPISLHTPLGEDGDSEFGDLIEDSEAVVPADAVSFTLLQEQLHSVLDTLSEREAGVVSMRFGLTDGQPKTLDEIGKVYGVTRERIRQIESKTMSKLRHPSRSQVLRDYLD